The DNA segment TCGACGTCGCCTACACCGAGGCGGGCAACCCCGACAACCCCGACCTGCTGTTGATCCACGGCGTCAACGCCGCCGCCTCCAGCCGGGAGTTCGAGGAGGTCTTCGACGCGCTCGCCGAGGAGTACCACGTCGTCGCACCCGACCTGCCCGGCTTCGGGCTCTCGGAGCGTCCGCCGCTGCTCTACTCGGGGTCACTGTACGTACAGTTCGTCGCCGAGTTCGCACGCGACACGACCGAGGACGCCGCCTGCCTGGCCTCCTCGCTGTCGGCTGCCTACGCCGTCGAGGCCGCCGAGGACGCCGGCTTCTCGCGGCTCCTCCTCGTCTGTCCGACGACGACGGCGATGCCCACGCAGCGACCCGCCCTCCGATCGCTGCTGCGGGCCCCCGTCGTCGGCACCGCGATCTACAACCTCGTCACGAGCAAACCGGCGATCCGGTACTTCAGCGCGGATCACGGCTACTACGACATGGAGAACTTCAGCGAGGAGAAACGGGAGTACGAGTGGACGAGCGCCCACCAGCCGGGGGCGCGCTACGCGCCCGCATCGTTCATCAGCGGCTTCCTCAACCGGCCGATCGACCTCGGCAAGGAGCTCTCGGGACTCGACGTGCCGACCACCCTGATCTGGGGCCGAGAGGCCGACATCACGCCGCTTCGCCAGGGCCGGACGCTAGCGGAGACCGCCGACGCTCGGCTCGTGGTGATCGATCGGGCGCGGCTGCTTCCACACGCTGAGCACCCCCGCGAGTTCGTCGGCGTCGTTCGCGAGGAGCTACGCGGGGCGAAAAACGAGTAGGTCGTCGCCCGTCGTCTCGCGTTCCTCGACGCCGGCGGCGACGCGGATGCCCTCCTCGGGATCCTCGACGCCCCGGAGCTGGCCGGTCAGGCGCACCAGTCCGAAGTCGACGATCGCGACCGTGTAGGGCGCGTCGTCGACGAAGTCGGGCGTGGCGACGTGGATCGTGGTGAGCGTGTCGACGGTGCCGCTGTCGGGAAGGTCGCGGCGTTCGAGTTCCGGATCGCCACACTCCGGACAGCGCCGTCTCGGGGGGAGCGAGCCGTGACCGTTCGGACACTCGAAGGCGTAGGCCTCGCCCTCGGCGATCGCCTCGAGCCACTCGTCGTACCCCTCGTCGGTCTGTTCGCTCATTTCGCCACCTCCAACACGTGGACCGTCGTGCTAGCGACGGTGCCGCCGGCGTTGTGGACCAGACCGGTCTCAGCGTCCGGGACGGCGTCGCTGTTGAGGTGGTCGCCGGTGAGCAGGCTTGCGACCTCGATGACCTGGCTTACGCCCGTCGCGCCGACGGGGTGGCCCTTCGCCTTCAGACCGCCCGAGAGGTTCACGGGTCGGTCACCGTCGGCGGTCGTCTCGCCCTCGCGCGCCGCCGTGATCCCCTCGCCGGGCTCGTAGAAGCCGATCGACTCGATCGCGAGCACCTCGGCGATGGTGAAGCAGTCGTGAACCTCGGCGACGTCGACGTCGTCGGCGTCGATCCCGGCGTCGGCGTACGCCTCGTTCGAGGCGTCCTCGGCGGCGGGCGTCCGCGCGAGGTACTCCCGATCGGCCAGCGCCATCCGGTCGCCGCCCTGGCCGCTGCCGGTGATCGCGACCGGAGCGTCGAGCGAGTGCTCCTCCGCGTACTCGTCGCTGACGAGCACTATCGCGCTCGCGCCGTCGCTGATCGGGCAGGCGTCGTACAGCCCGAGCGGCTCGGCGACGGGCGGCGCCTCCAGCACCTCCTCGACGGTGATCTCGCGTTGGAGCTGTGCGTAGTCGTTCTCGAGCGCGTTGGCGTGATTCTTCACCGCGACGTGCGCGAGGTCCTCGCGCGAGCCGCCGTACTCCTCGAAGTAGGCGTTAGCCATCAGCGCGTACGCGCCGGGAAAGCTCATCCCCGCGCGGATCTCGAACAGTTCGTCCGCGGCGATCGAGAGCGCCTTCGTCGCGCCCGCGGTGCCGAGGTTGGTCATGCGTTCCGCGCCGCCGACGAGCATCACGTCGACCTCGCCGTTGCGGACGTTCCGGACCGCCTCGCGCACGGCAGCCCCGCTCGAGGCACAGGCACTCTCGAAGCGGGTCGCCGCGCCGTGGACGCCGGCGATCTCCGCCATCAGCGGCCCCTGGTGGCCCTGGTCCTCGGCGACCTCGCCCATGAAGTTGCCGTAGAAGAGCTCCTGAATCTCTCCGCGCGCTATCCCCGCATCCTCGATCGCGCCGTCGCTGGCCTCGGCGAACATGTCCCGAGCGGTTCGCTCGGGGAACTTGCCGAAGTGCGTATGACCCGTGCCAGCGATTCGAACACCTGTCATCGTCACCCCTAGACGAGGAGTGCCTATAGGACTGCCGGAATTTATCCTCTACCTACTTACATTCCCATGTCCGCGGCGGCGTCCGGGACCGGGAGATCGTTCGGATCGTCCCCCAGCAGTTCGGCGGCGTGATCGAGCGCCATCTCGAAGCCGTAGTACCGCTCTCGCTCCTCGCCCGCCCCGTCGCGGACGATCAGCATCGCGTAGCCCGAGCGGTCCTGCGCGATCGAGGCCCGGCGGCCGTCACGCGCGAACTCGAGGACGCGCTCGGCGTCGGTCTCGTAGTACTCGGCGGCCGTCTCGCTCGTCTCGTTCATACCAGCCGTTCGTGGTGGTGGAAGGCAAACCCGTCGATCGGGATCAGCTCCTGCTCGCGATCCGGGGCAGGGGTGGTGGCCGATCGTCGAGCGCTCGGCGACGGATGGACCGATCCGGTCAGTCGAGCACCGAGTCGCCGATCGTGTTGCGCAGGATCTCGCTTGTCCCCTCGTAGATCTCGTTGAGCTTCGCGTCGCGATAGTAGCGCTCGACGTCGAAGTCCCGCGTGTAGCCGTAGCCGCCGTGGATCTGGATCGCCTCGTTCGCGACTTCCCTGCTGATCTCGCTGGCGTAGAGCTTCGCCTGGGCGGCCTCCTTTCTGAACTCCTCGCCGCGGATCTTCCGGTCGGCGGCGTCGTGCATCAGCAGGCGCGCGGCCCGGAGCTTGGTGTCCATGTCCGCGAGCTTGTGTTTGATCGTCTGGAACTCCCCGATGGGCTGGTCGAACTGCTCGCGTTCGCCCGCGTACTCGCGAGCGTCGTCGAGCGCGGCCTGCGCGAGGCCGACTCCGCGGGCGGCGATGGTGATGCGCCCGCCGTTCAGGGTCTTCAGTGCCTGGACGAAGCCGCGACCCTCCTCGCCGATCAGACGGGACTCGGGGATTCGCATCCCCGAGAAACGCAGTTCGGCGGTCGGACAGCCCTTGTCGCCGAGTTTGTGTTCGGTGCCCTCGACGTGGAAGCCGTCGTCCTCCTCGGGCCGGACGACGAAGGAGGAGATCCCCCGGCTGCCGGCCTCGGGGTCGGTCTTCGCGAACAGCGTGATCGTCTCCGCCACCGAGCCGTTCGAGATCCAGAGCTTCCCGCCGTCGACGACGTACTCGTCGCCGTCCTTCTCGGCACGGGTCTCCATCGCGGGGACGTCGCTCCCCGCGCCGGCCTCCGAGAGCGCGAACGCCCCCACCTCTCGCCCCTCCGCGAGCGGCACCAGGTACTCCTCCTTCTGGCTCTCGTCGCCGAACTCGTAGAGCATGTTGCCCGCGAGGCTGGTGTGGGCGGCGACGACGGTGCCGAGCCCGCCAGATCCCCTCGAGATCTCGGCGAGCCCGTCCGCGTAGGAGTGGTAGTCGAGGCCCGCCCCGCCGTACTTCTCGGGAAACGGCATTCCCATCAAACCGAGATCGCCCATCTCGCGGACGAGGTCGTGGGGGAACTCGTCGTTCTCGTCGATCTCCCCCGCGCGTGGTTTGACCTCCTCGTCGACGAACTCCGCGACCATCTCGTGGATCTGGCGCTGTTCGGCGGAGCGGCTGAAGTCCATACCACCTAATCTCGATGGTCGATGCTTTAGGTTTCGGTTCGATCGGGGCTCGCTCGGCACGCTCGCGTCGCCTTCGTCCGGTTCGGTGCCGTGATCCGTCCTCGGACGAACGACAGTGCTAAACCCCTCGGGCGGCGAGCACAGGTCCTGTGGGTTTTTTTATCTCCGCGGCATAGAACCGGTAACGGCCATGTCTGGATCCTCCCGGAGTTCACTTTCCGAAACCGCCGACCTCGAGTGGTGTCACGAGGCGGTCGATGGCGTCTCGCGGACGTTCGCGCTCACCATCGACGTCCTCGACGAGCCCATGTCGTCGTACATCTGCGTCGGATATCTCCTCTGTCGCGTCGCCGACACCGTCGAGGACGCCAACCACCTGCCACCGACCGAGCAGACGGCGATCCTCAGAACGTACGACGCGCTGCTCGATCCGGAGGACCCGACCGACGTCGCGGCGTTCATGGAGCGCGTCGAGCCGTGGATCCCCGCGGCGGAGGAGCGCTCGGCCGACTGGAACGTCGTCGCGGAGGCTCCCCGCGTGCTCCGGGCGTTCGAACGCCAGCCCGCCGCGGTCCAGGAGGCGATCCGACCCCCCGTCCGTGAGCTCGTCTCCGGAATGGCGCTGTTCGTCGAGCGCTACGCCGAGGAGGGCGGGCTCCGGATCCAGAGCCGCGAGGAACTCGAGGAGTACTGCTACTACGCCGCGGGCACCGTCGGGAAGCTCATCACCAACCTCGTCTGTCGCGACGGCGTCGAGGATCGAACCGAACGTCGGCTCTACGACACCGCCGAGTCGTTCGGCCTGCTGCTCCAGCTGGTGAACATCTCGAAGGACGTCCACGACGACGTCCACGAGGAGAACAACGTCTACCTCCCGGCCGACTGGCTCGAACGCGAGGGCGTCGCCCAGGAGGCGGTCTGTGCCGAGGAGAACGTCGCAGAGTCGGCGACGGTCGTCCGGCGGACAGCGGACCACGCGCGCACGTTCCTCGACGACGCCCAGCGCTACCTCCAGGCGGTCCCCAAGACCGACGGCAACCGGCTCGCGGCCTGGGCGATCCCCTACCTGCTCGCGGTCGGCACCCTTCGGGAGCTCTCCGAGCGGCCCGAGGACGCCCTCTCGGAGACGGGCGTGAAGATCTCGCGCCAGGAGGTCCAGGCGATCGTCAGCCGGACGCTCGGCGAGACCGACGGCGAGGCGCTCCCCGAACTGCGCCGAGCGATCGACCGACAGCCGTTTCACCGAGCCCGAAGCTAACCGGTATCACACGCGAGCCGTTCGGCGAGCGAGAGCGCGCGTTCGATGCGCTCGTCGGCCTCCTCGCTTCCCGTCTCCTCGATCGACTCGAGTAGCTCGATCACCTGCCGTGCACCCTCACGGCGCGTCTCGGCGGGAGCCTCACGGATCTCTGCTGCGACCGCCTGGGCCTCGCCGAGCCACCGGTTCGCGCGGTGATCGATCGGGAGCTCCTCGGTCGCCTCGAGCTCCGCGTGAAGCTCGTCGGCGAGCGCCGCGGGCTCCTCGTCCTGCTGGTCCACGGTTTAGTACTCGTAGAACCCCCGTCCCGATTTCTTCCCGAGGTCGCCCGCCTCGACCTTCCGTTTCAGGAGATAGGCGGGTTTGTACCGATCGCCGAGCTCCTCGTACAGGGTTCGCGAGGCGTTCAGACAGACGTCGAGCCCGATGTGGTCGGCGAGCTCCAGAGGACCCATCGGGACGTTCGTCCCCAGTCGCATACCCGCGTCGACGTCCTCCCTCGTGGCGACACCTTCGTCGAACGCACGGACCCCCTCGTTGATCCAGGGCATCAGGATGCGGTTGGTGACGAAGCCGGGCTTGTCGTCGGACTCCCAGGTGGTCTTCCCGAGCGCCTCCGCGAACGCGTGGGCGAGCGCCGTGGTCTCCTCGTCCGTGCGCTCGCCGACGACCACCTCGACGCCCTCCATGATCGGGACGGGGTTCATGAAGTGGAGCCCGACCACTCGTGAAGCGCGGTCCGTCGCGTTCGCGATGGTCGTGATCGACAGCGTGGAGGTGTTGGTCGCGAGCGCCACGTCCTCGTCGACGATTCCGTCGAGGTCGGCGAAGACCTCTCGTTTGACGTCCATCTCCTCGAGGGCAGCCTCGACGACAAGGTCGCAGTCCGCGAGATCGGCGAGATCGGTCGTGCCGGTGATGCGTTCGACGGCAGCGTCGGCCTCCTCCCTGCTCAGCCGGTCCTTCGAGACGAACCGCTCCAGGCTGTCGTCGATCGACTCGAACCCCCGCTCGACGAAACCCTCCTCGACGTCGCGCATCCTCACCTCGTAGCCGTTCGTCGCGGCGACCTGCGCGATCCCGCTGCCCATCGTACCCGCGCCGACGACGCCGACCCGCTCGATCGAGTCCATCGTTCGAACCATGGGAGCGCTTCGACGGCGCCACTCCTAAGCGTGCCGTCAGAGGTTTACTATCTCGGTAGTTAGATCTCTCCACGATCGTTCGTTTTCGAGCGACTGACGCGACGAGAGCCCGGGATTCCGGAGGGTGGCAGTACATTCTTATAGGATGTTACCCGACTCCAAAACAGATGCTTCCACTGACCGACTCCCCGATCGCACGGGACGGAAAGATACTGATCCTGGCGTACGATCACGGGCTCGAGCACGGGCCGGTCGACTTCGAACCGGTGCCCGGGACGATGGATCCCGAACGGATCTTCGAGACCGCCACGCACGACGCGGTGACCGCGACCGCCGTCCAGAAGGGGGTCGCGGAGGCGTACTACCCCTCCTACGAGGACGAGGTGAACCTGCTGTTGAAGCTCAACGGCACCTCGAACCTCTGGATGGGCGAGCACGACTCGGCGGTGAACTGCTCGACCGACTACGCCGCCGAACTGGGCGCCGACGCCGTCGGCTTCACGCTCTACGGCGGCTCGAACCACGAGGTCGAGATGGCCGAGGAGTTCCGCGAGATCCAGGAGGGAGCCCGCGAACACGACATGCCCGTCGTCATGTGGTCGTATCCGCGCGGCCAGGGGCTGAAGAACGACACCAAGCCGGACGTGATATCGTACGCGACGCGGCTCGGACTCGAACTCGGCGCCGACGTCACGAAGGTGAAGTACCCCGGCAGCCCCGAGGCGATGGAGCACGCCTGCTCGATGGCCGGCAAGACGAAGGTGATCATGTCCGGCGGTTCGAAGACCGACGACCGGGCGTTCCTCGAGACGGTCGAGGAGGCGATGAACGCCGGCGCCTCCGGACTGGCGGTCGGCCGCAACGTCTTCCAGCGCGAGGACCCCGAGTCGATCCTCGACGGCCTCGAGAAGGTGATCTTCGAGGGCGCGACCGCCGAGGAGGCGCTCGAGGGCGGCGGAGCCGAGGCCGCAACCGCGACTGACGACTGATGGACGCACGCTCGGAGACGACCGTCGAAGCGGTCCTCGAGACGGTCGCACGGTGTGCTCCCGAGATCCGCTCGGCGCTGCCCGGCAGACGCGTCGAGAGCAGCGAGACCAACCCCAGCGGCGAGGTTCGGATGGCGGCCGACGCGTACGCCGACGACCTGCTCGAGGAACGATTGGGCGCGATCGACGGCGTCGACGAGTACGCCAGCGAGGAGCGGGCGGGCGTGGTCGAGACGGGGGAGGGAGGTGAACTCTCCGTCGGCGTCGACCCGCTCGACGGCTCCTCGAACCTCAAGCCCAACAACACGATGGGGACCATAGTGGGAGTGTACGACGAGGCACTCCCCGCCGCGGGCGATCACCTGATCGCGGCCGCCTACGTGCTCTACGGCCCGATCACGACGATGGCGGCGGCGGTCGACGGCGAGGTCACGGAGTACGTCGTCGAGGACGGCGAGCGCGAGGCGGTCCGCGAGGACGTCGAACTCCCCGACGACCCGACGGTCTACGGCTTCGGCGGGCGCGTCCCCGACTGGCCCGAGGAGTTCGCGGCGTACGTCGAGGAGGTCGAGTCCGACCCGAGCCTGAAGCTCAGATACGGCGGCTCGATGATCGGCGACGTGAACCAGATCCTGACTTACGGTGGGATCTACGGTTATCCGGCGCTCGAGTCGGCTCCCGAGGGCAAGCTTCGGCTTCAGTTCGAGGGCTACCCCGTCGGCTACGTGCTGGAGTGTGCCGGCGGGCGGTCCTCGAACGGCGAGCGTTCCCTACTGGCGGTCGAACCGACCGACCTCCACCAGCGGACGCCGGTCCACGTCGGCTCGACGGGGCTGATCGACCGACTCGAGAAGGCACTGGACTGACACCGCCGAAACGAGCCGAACGAGCGCCAGCAGAACCGCGCTCGAGGAATCCCGTTTCGAACGTCGGAGGACGAGAACGAGCAGTCTTATTTGAGCTACTCGAGACGTCCGCACATGCCACGCGACTACGACCGATCCGCGATTCCTGCCGTACACGACCTGCAGAACGTCACGCCCTATCGCGAGGAGCCCGGGTTCGAACAGGTCGTCTTTCGCGGCATCGATCAGATGATCGGCTTCTCCCGAATCGGTCCCCGAAAGCCGGACGGCGAGCCCCACACGCACCCGTACGAACAGATGAACATGCTCGTCGAGGGGCGCCTCGACTTCCTCGTCGACGGCGAGCGAGTCGAACTCGAACCCTACGACGCGTTGGCGATCCCTCCCGAGATCCCCCATACCTCACGAGCGGTCGCCGGGGAGACCGCGACGCTTCTGGCCTTCTGGCCGCTTCGAGAGGACCGGCTCGACGGAACGGCGTATCAACAGGAGTTTCCCGACCTGTAGATGGCAGTTTCGCGGGGTGCCGCGATGAGAACGGGCGGTCACAGAGCGGTCTCTCTCCGTCGAGAATCGTCGTTCCAGACCCACGACACCCGAAGGAACGCCAGGGCTGCCCGATCGGGACGTTCCCTGTCGGCCGATACCGGCGACCGAACGAGGGGAGACGCCGTTGGGGCTGATCGCCTCTACTAGACGACTTGTAGATGTCCCTCTCGAAGCTCCTCGTCGGTGAAGTCCTTGCCGTGGAACTCCTGCATGTGTCGCTGAGCCAGTTCGAGCGCCTCCTCCTCGTCCTCCGATTGGATGATGAACCGACAGTCGTTCTGTGCCGCCTCGCAATCGAGTTTGTGTGCTTGTGCCATAGGTCGTTTTCGTATACCCCGTTCGAGTACTACGTGATCGGCAATCAGATAGCTATCTCCTGACAGCTCTGCAGCCCCTGAGGTTCGTGCAGTCCATGAAAAGTAGTCACCGGATGCACCTCCAGGAGCCAGCGTACTCGTCGTCAGCGATACCGATACCTGCAGGAGAGCGGGAGACGCTAGTCGATCTCGAAGCGAAGCAGCGCGCCGTAGCCGCCGAACGCCTGTTCGAACTGCTCGCCGCGTTCGAGGTCGGTGGGAACGAGGACGTGGTCGGCCTCGATCTCCTCTGCCTGCTCGATCAGATCGCCGGTCTCCTCCGCGGGGACCGACTCCGAGAGCAGGAGCGTCCCGACGGCGTCGAACTCCAGGGCCCGCTCGACCTTCTCGCGGCCGTAGACGACCTCCTCGCCCTCGTCGACCGCACTGAAGAACCGATCGAGCGCCTCGCGGGCCGGGCGGTCATCGGCCGCGGTGAGGTGGTCCTCGGCCCGGTCGACGAGCTGTCGGAGTCCCTGTTCGGAGGCGTACTCCACAGTATAAGTACCAGCGATCCGATCGCGGAGGCGGTGATCGAGGCGGTCGTCGCCGGTGAACTCCTCGACCGTGATCTCGGTGCCCCCTAGCAGGAGTTCGTCGACCGGCTCCTCGCCGAGGAAGGCGCGTTCGGCGGCGTCGGCGACGTCGTCGAAGAACCCCTCCTTCCACTCGGCCTGGCGGTCCTGGAGGGCCTCGCCCTCGGCCTCCTCGGGTGCGCCCTCCAGCGAGGGGGTCTCCTCGGCCATCTCGTTCTCGAGCGTCTCGATCGGGACGACCTCCTCGCCTTCGAGACGGCCGAGCGCGGCGCCGCCTCGTTCGACGACGAGCAGGCCGTAGGTCGACGAGGGCTCGGTCAGGCTCTCGAGCGGACCGACGTCGAACTCGTTTGAGTGCTCGTAGACGAGGTCGTCGATCGGCGTCGGGAGGTCGTCGAAGACGTACGTCACGAGTTCCTCGTCGTCGGTGACGCCCGCGTAGACGACGATCCCGTTCTCGGGCGTCTCGTCGTAATCCTGAAGGAGGTGTCGGAGCTCCTCGAGCGCGTCCTTCAGGTGTTTGTTCATGGGACCCGAGTCGCCGTACTCGGACTCGGCGTGGTCTCGTTCGATCCGGTTGTGTGCTGCCTCGAGCGACTCGTTCGGCGGAACCGCGAGAGTGACGAGACTCGTTCGGTCGGCCGAGGTGCTCTCGACGGCTTCGATCCGTTCGCGAAGGGCGTGGGTGTTCGAGCTCATGATGAAAGAGTGTGCGTTCGTCTTCGTCGCTACGTGGAAACCGTCGGCGCTGCCTCGTAAACGTTGGTCTTTCGAGCGCGCCCTGTGAGACGCTGGCGTTCGTCGTGTCGAACGCCTCGTGGCACGACGACTCTACACCGGCGGGTGAACGAGGAGCACGTCGACCAGCGCCGCCGTCGCGACCAGCGAGGCGATCACGAGCGCCGCGACCAGGGAGACGGAGAGCACCGTCTGAGCGAGGAGGCCCGCCGCGTACGCACCCGGGATCAGGCCGAGCGCTAGATCGTATCGAGACACCGTCAAGTCACCGCCCGTAGTACTCTCCGACATGGCTAATTAGATGTAATTAACGCGCTTCACTAAAAGGTCCGGCCGACGTTCGCAAGCACCGGCGATCGTTCGGGTCGGGGCGCTCGGCGCTCGCCTCTCGCCGGGTTCGAGCGTAGAACTATGTCGAGGCGGTCGAGACGGGTCGACATGGCGTGGCAGATCGATCCCGACGGCGAGACGTACGAACACGCGTACGAGGCGTTCACGTGGGACGGAATACCGGACGACTACAACGCCGCCCGCGACCTGCTTCGAAAGCACGAGGACGTGGACCGACCGGCGCTCCACCAGGCCTACCCCGACGGGACCCGAGAGACGTACACCTTCCGTGAGCTCGACGACCTCACGGACGCGTTCGCCAACGGATTGGCCGAACGCGGCGTCGAACGAGGCGACCGCGTCGCGGTGGTCGCCCCCCAGAAGCCGGCGAACCCGATCACGCACGTAGCGTGCTGGAAGCTGGGCGCGATCAGCCTGCCGCTGTCGGTGCTGTTCGGCGAGGACGCGCTGCGGTACCGCCTCGAGGATAGCGGGGCGACGGCCGCCGTCGTCGACCGAGCGGTGCTCGAAACCGTCGAGTCGGTCCGGGGAGACTGTCCGGATCTCGAGCACGTGATCTCGGTCGACGTCGAGGATCCGCCGACGGGCGTCGAGCGGTTCGAGGCCGTCCACGAGGAACGGTCGAACGGGTTCGAGATCGCCGAGACCGACGTCGACACGCCGGCGATCGTCATGTACACCAGCGGCTCGACGGGCCCCCCGAAGGGCGTTCTGCACACCCACGGCGTCTGGCTGGGCCACTGTCCGGCGTTCTACATGTACTTCGAGCGCGACCTCACTGAGTCGGTCTGCTGGACGCCGGCCGACTGGGCGTGGATCGGCGCGCTGGGCGATCTCCTCTTTCCGGCGTGGCACTACGGCCGTCCCGTCGTCGGCTATCCGATGGAGGGGTTCGACGCCGGGACGGCCTACGAACTGCTCGAGGAGTTCGGGGTGACCGACGCGTTCCTGCCGCCGACGGCGGTTCGGATGATGATGGGCGTAGAGGACCCCGCGACGAACTACGACCTCGCGTTGAAGGCGATCTGCTCGGGCGGCGAGCCGCTGACGCCGGAGATTCTCGAGTGGGCCGATGAGGAGCTCGAGGGCGTCGTCGTCAACGAGCTCTACGGCCAGACCGAGGCGAACCTGCTCGTCACTAACTGTCGAGACTGGTTTCCGGCGCGAGCCGGCAGCATGGGAAAGCCCGTCCCCGGTCACGTCGTCGCCGTCGTCGACTCCGGGACCGGCGAGGAACTTCCCGAGGGCGAGGTGGGAACGATCGCCGTCCGACGCGACGACGACCCGGTCGTCTTCGAGGAGTACTGGAACCAGCCCGAGAAGACCGAGGCGGCGACCGTCGACGGCTGGCACCTCACGGGCGATCTCGGCTATCGCGACGAGGAGGGCTACGTCTGGTTCAAGGCGCGCGACGACGACGTGATCATCACCAGCGGCTACCGGGTCGGCCCCGGCGAGGTCGAGAGCGCACTCCTCGAACACCCGGCAGTCGAGCAGGTGGGTGTGATCGGCGTTCCCGACGAGACGCGCGGCGAGATCATCAAGGCGTTCGTCCAACCGGTTCGCGAGATCGAGGGTGACGACGCGCTGCGCGAGGAGCTTCGCGACCTCGTCCGCGAGAACCTCGCGAAGTACGAGTACCCCCGCGAGATCGAGTTCGTCGAGGCGCTCCCCCAGACCACGACCGGCAAGATCCAGCGCCGAAAGCTCCGCGACCGCGAGACCGAATCCGAGCGGTGACGGCGATCCCGTGCTCGAAAACACGGGACTGCCTCGAGGCGGGGTTCTGGAGGGAAAACGGTTTCAAATAGCCCCGCGCAGACGGGGTATGAACGTCCGGATCAGCGCGGGCGCGACCGAGGAGGAGGCCTCGGCGATCGCCGCCGCGCTCGCACGCCACGTCGACGGCGAGATCGAGGTCTACGTCGGCGACGCGGAGGAGCCGACGGTGGTCCGCGACGCCGTCGTCAGGGAGCCAGAGGAGGACGACCTCGGGGCGACCGAGCGCGAGGAACGGCTCCGGGAGGAGATCGCCGACATCGAACGAGGTGGTCCCGAGAAG comes from the Halalkalicoccus sp. CG83 genome and includes:
- a CDS encoding AMP-binding protein, encoding MAWQIDPDGETYEHAYEAFTWDGIPDDYNAARDLLRKHEDVDRPALHQAYPDGTRETYTFRELDDLTDAFANGLAERGVERGDRVAVVAPQKPANPITHVACWKLGAISLPLSVLFGEDALRYRLEDSGATAAVVDRAVLETVESVRGDCPDLEHVISVDVEDPPTGVERFEAVHEERSNGFEIAETDVDTPAIVMYTSGSTGPPKGVLHTHGVWLGHCPAFYMYFERDLTESVCWTPADWAWIGALGDLLFPAWHYGRPVVGYPMEGFDAGTAYELLEEFGVTDAFLPPTAVRMMMGVEDPATNYDLALKAICSGGEPLTPEILEWADEELEGVVVNELYGQTEANLLVTNCRDWFPARAGSMGKPVPGHVVAVVDSGTGEELPEGEVGTIAVRRDDDPVVFEEYWNQPEKTEAATVDGWHLTGDLGYRDEEGYVWFKARDDDVIITSGYRVGPGEVESALLEHPAVEQVGVIGVPDETRGEIIKAFVQPVREIEGDDALREELRDLVRENLAKYEYPREIEFVEALPQTTTGKIQRRKLRDRETESER
- a CDS encoding baeRF10 domain-containing protein, whose translation is MSSNTHALRERIEAVESTSADRTSLVTLAVPPNESLEAAHNRIERDHAESEYGDSGPMNKHLKDALEELRHLLQDYDETPENGIVVYAGVTDDEELVTYVFDDLPTPIDDLVYEHSNEFDVGPLESLTEPSSTYGLLVVERGGAALGRLEGEEVVPIETLENEMAEETPSLEGAPEEAEGEALQDRQAEWKEGFFDDVADAAERAFLGEEPVDELLLGGTEITVEEFTGDDRLDHRLRDRIAGTYTVEYASEQGLRQLVDRAEDHLTAADDRPAREALDRFFSAVDEGEEVVYGREKVERALEFDAVGTLLLSESVPAEETGDLIEQAEEIEADHVLVPTDLERGEQFEQAFGGYGALLRFEID
- a CDS encoding DUF1059 domain-containing protein codes for the protein MAQAHKLDCEAAQNDCRFIIQSEDEEEALELAQRHMQEFHGKDFTDEELREGHLQVV